From the genome of Neomonachus schauinslandi chromosome 5, ASM220157v2, whole genome shotgun sequence, one region includes:
- the CLCN7 gene encoding H(+)/Cl(-) exchange transporter 7 isoform X2 — translation MANVSKKVSWSGRDLDDDEAAPLLRRTARPGAPAGESTPLLNGAGPAAARQEMDPPHPFPKEIPHNEKLLSLKYESLDYDNSENQLFLEEERRINHTAFRTVEMKRWIICAMIGILTGLVACFIDIVVENVAGLKYKVVKDNIDKFTERGGLSFSLLLWATLNSAFVLVGSAIVAFVEPVAAGSGIPQIKCFLNGVKIPHVVRLKTLVIKVSGVILSVVGGLAVGKEGPMIHSGSVIAAGISQGRSTSLKRDFKIFEYFRRDTEKRDFVSAGAAAGVSAAFGAPVGGVLFSLEEGASFWNQFLTWRIFFASMISTFTLNFVLSIYHGNIWDLSSPGLINFGRFDTETMVYTIHEIPIFIAMGVVGGILGAVFNALNYWLTMFRIRYIHRPCLQVIEAMLVAAVTATVAFVLIYSSRDCQPLQGSSVSYPLQLFCADGEYNSMAAAFFNTPEKSVVSLFHDPPGSYNPMTLGLFTLVYFFLACWTYGLTVSAGVFIPSLLIGAAWGRLFGISLSYLTGAAIWADPGKYALMGAAAQLGGIVRMTLSLTVIMMEATSNVTYGFPIMLVLMTAKIVGDIFIEGLYDMHIQLQSVPFLHWEAPVTSHSLTAREVMSTPVTCLRRREKVGVIVDILSNTASNHNGFPVVEFAGDTQPARLQGLILRSQLIVLLKHKVFVERSSMGLVRRRLRLKDFRDAYPRFPPIQSIHVSQDERECTMDLSEFMNPSPYTVPQDASLPRVFKLFRALGLRHLVVVDNCNQVVGLVTRKDLARYRLGKGGLEELSLAQT, via the exons GAGATGGACCCCCCTCACCCTTTCCCCAAGGAGATCCCGCACAATGAGAAGCTCTTGTCCCTCAAGTACGAG AGCTTGGACTACGACAACAGTGAGAACCAGCtgttcctggaggaggagaggcgCATCAACCACACG GCCTTCCGGACGGTGGAGATGAAGCGCTGGATCATCTGTGCCATGATTGGGATCCTCACGGGCCTTGTGGCCTGCTTCATTGACATCGTGGTGGAGAACGTGGCTGGCCTGAAGTACAAGGTCGTCAAGGACA ATATCGACAAGTTCACGGAGAGAGGCgggctctccttctccctcttgctgTGGGCCACACTGAACTCTGCGTTCGTGCTCGTGGGCTCTGCGATCGTCGCCTTTGTGGAG ccGGTCGCCGCTGGCAGCGGGATTCCCCAGATCAAGTGCTTCCTCAACGGGGTGAAGATCCCCCATGTGGTCCGGCTTAAG ACCCTCGTGATCAAAGTGTCTGGTGTGATCCTGTCCGTGGTGGGCGGACTGGCGGTGGGAAAG GAGGGGCCGATGATTCACTCGGGCTCTGTGATCGCCGCTGGGATTTCCCAGGGGAGGTCAACGTCGCTGAAGCGCGATTTCAAG ATCTTTGAGTACTTCCGCAGGGACACGGAGAAGCGGGACTTTGTGTCGGCGGGAGCTGCGGCCGGCGTGTCTGCCGCATTCGGAGCCCCCGTGG GTGGGGTCCTGTTCAGCTTGGAGGAGGGTGCCTCCTTCTGGAACCAGTTCCTGACATGGAGAATA TTCTTTGCTTCCATGATTTCCACTTTCACCCTGAATTTTGTCCTGAGCATTTACCATGGAAACATATGGGACCTCTCCAGCCCAGGGCTTATCAATTTTGGAAGATTTGACACAGAG ACGATGGTGTACACGATCCACGAGATTCCTATCTTCATTGCCATGGGCGTGGTGG GTGGTATTCTTGGGGCTGTGTTCAATGCCTTGAATTACTGGCTGACGATGTTTCGAATCAG GTACATTCACCGGCCCTGCCTCCAGGTGATCGAGGCCATGCTGGTGGCTGCGGTCACAGCCACGGTCGCCTTCGTGCTCATTTACTCATCCCGAGATTGTCAGCCCCTGCAGGGGAGCTCCGTGTCCTACCCCCTCCAG CTCTTCTGTGCAGATGGCGAGTACAACTCCATGGCCGCCGCCTTCTTCAACACCCCGGAGAAGAGCGTGGTCAGCCTCTTCCACGACCCCCCAG GCTCCTACAATCCCATGACGCTCGGCCTCTTCACTCTGGTCTACTTCTTCCTGGCCTGCTGGACCTACGGGCTGACGGTGTCTGCCGGTGTCTTCATCCCGTCCCTGCTCATCGGGGCCGCCTGGGGCCGGCTCTTCGGCATTTCCCTGTCCTACCTTACAGGGGCCGCA ATCTGGGCGGACCCTGGCAAATATGCCCTCATGGGAGCAGCTGCCCAGCTGG GTGGGATCGTGAGGATGACCCTCAGCCTGACAGTCATCATGATGGAGGCCACCAGCAACGTGACGTACGGCTTCCCCATCATGCTGGTCCTCATGACCGCCAAGATCGTGGGGGACATCTTCATTGAG GGCCTGTATGACATGCACATTCAGCTGCAGAGCGTGCCCTTCCTGCACTGGGAGGCCCCCGTCACCTCTCACTCGCTCACTGCCAG GGAGGTGATGAGCACGCCGGTCACCTGCCTACggaggagggagaaggtgggCGTCATCGTAGACATACTCAGCAACACGGCATCCAATCACAACGGGTTCCCTGTAGTGGAGTTTGCTGGTGATACCCAG CCGGCCCGGCTTCAGGGCTTGATCCTGCGCTCCCAGCTGATTGTCCTCCTGAAGCACAAG GTGTTCGTGGAGCGCTCCAGCATGGGCCTGGTGCGACGGCGGCTGAGGCTGAAGGACTTCCGGGACGCCTACCCACGCTTCCCACCCATCCAGTCCATCCACGTGTCGCAGGACGAGCGCGAGTGCACCATGGACCTGTCGGAGTTCATGAACCCCTCCCCCTACACGGTGCCCCAG GACGCGTCCCTCCCGCGGGTGTTCAAACTGTTCCGGGCCCTGGGCCTCCGGCATCTGGTGGTGGTAGACAACTGCAACCAG GTGGTTGGACTGGTGACCAGGAAGGACCTGGCCAGGTACCGGCTCGGGAAGGGGGGCCTGGAGGAGCTCTCCCTGGCCCAGACGTGA
- the CLCN7 gene encoding H(+)/Cl(-) exchange transporter 7 isoform X1 — MANVSKKVSWSGRDLDDDEAAPLLRRTARPGAPAGESTPLLNGAGPAAARQSPRSAFFRIGQMSNVELDDELLDPEMDPPHPFPKEIPHNEKLLSLKYESLDYDNSENQLFLEEERRINHTAFRTVEMKRWIICAMIGILTGLVACFIDIVVENVAGLKYKVVKDNIDKFTERGGLSFSLLLWATLNSAFVLVGSAIVAFVEPVAAGSGIPQIKCFLNGVKIPHVVRLKTLVIKVSGVILSVVGGLAVGKEGPMIHSGSVIAAGISQGRSTSLKRDFKIFEYFRRDTEKRDFVSAGAAAGVSAAFGAPVGGVLFSLEEGASFWNQFLTWRIFFASMISTFTLNFVLSIYHGNIWDLSSPGLINFGRFDTETMVYTIHEIPIFIAMGVVGGILGAVFNALNYWLTMFRIRYIHRPCLQVIEAMLVAAVTATVAFVLIYSSRDCQPLQGSSVSYPLQLFCADGEYNSMAAAFFNTPEKSVVSLFHDPPGSYNPMTLGLFTLVYFFLACWTYGLTVSAGVFIPSLLIGAAWGRLFGISLSYLTGAAIWADPGKYALMGAAAQLGGIVRMTLSLTVIMMEATSNVTYGFPIMLVLMTAKIVGDIFIEGLYDMHIQLQSVPFLHWEAPVTSHSLTAREVMSTPVTCLRRREKVGVIVDILSNTASNHNGFPVVEFAGDTQPARLQGLILRSQLIVLLKHKVFVERSSMGLVRRRLRLKDFRDAYPRFPPIQSIHVSQDERECTMDLSEFMNPSPYTVPQDASLPRVFKLFRALGLRHLVVVDNCNQVVGLVTRKDLARYRLGKGGLEELSLAQT; from the exons GAGATGGACCCCCCTCACCCTTTCCCCAAGGAGATCCCGCACAATGAGAAGCTCTTGTCCCTCAAGTACGAG AGCTTGGACTACGACAACAGTGAGAACCAGCtgttcctggaggaggagaggcgCATCAACCACACG GCCTTCCGGACGGTGGAGATGAAGCGCTGGATCATCTGTGCCATGATTGGGATCCTCACGGGCCTTGTGGCCTGCTTCATTGACATCGTGGTGGAGAACGTGGCTGGCCTGAAGTACAAGGTCGTCAAGGACA ATATCGACAAGTTCACGGAGAGAGGCgggctctccttctccctcttgctgTGGGCCACACTGAACTCTGCGTTCGTGCTCGTGGGCTCTGCGATCGTCGCCTTTGTGGAG ccGGTCGCCGCTGGCAGCGGGATTCCCCAGATCAAGTGCTTCCTCAACGGGGTGAAGATCCCCCATGTGGTCCGGCTTAAG ACCCTCGTGATCAAAGTGTCTGGTGTGATCCTGTCCGTGGTGGGCGGACTGGCGGTGGGAAAG GAGGGGCCGATGATTCACTCGGGCTCTGTGATCGCCGCTGGGATTTCCCAGGGGAGGTCAACGTCGCTGAAGCGCGATTTCAAG ATCTTTGAGTACTTCCGCAGGGACACGGAGAAGCGGGACTTTGTGTCGGCGGGAGCTGCGGCCGGCGTGTCTGCCGCATTCGGAGCCCCCGTGG GTGGGGTCCTGTTCAGCTTGGAGGAGGGTGCCTCCTTCTGGAACCAGTTCCTGACATGGAGAATA TTCTTTGCTTCCATGATTTCCACTTTCACCCTGAATTTTGTCCTGAGCATTTACCATGGAAACATATGGGACCTCTCCAGCCCAGGGCTTATCAATTTTGGAAGATTTGACACAGAG ACGATGGTGTACACGATCCACGAGATTCCTATCTTCATTGCCATGGGCGTGGTGG GTGGTATTCTTGGGGCTGTGTTCAATGCCTTGAATTACTGGCTGACGATGTTTCGAATCAG GTACATTCACCGGCCCTGCCTCCAGGTGATCGAGGCCATGCTGGTGGCTGCGGTCACAGCCACGGTCGCCTTCGTGCTCATTTACTCATCCCGAGATTGTCAGCCCCTGCAGGGGAGCTCCGTGTCCTACCCCCTCCAG CTCTTCTGTGCAGATGGCGAGTACAACTCCATGGCCGCCGCCTTCTTCAACACCCCGGAGAAGAGCGTGGTCAGCCTCTTCCACGACCCCCCAG GCTCCTACAATCCCATGACGCTCGGCCTCTTCACTCTGGTCTACTTCTTCCTGGCCTGCTGGACCTACGGGCTGACGGTGTCTGCCGGTGTCTTCATCCCGTCCCTGCTCATCGGGGCCGCCTGGGGCCGGCTCTTCGGCATTTCCCTGTCCTACCTTACAGGGGCCGCA ATCTGGGCGGACCCTGGCAAATATGCCCTCATGGGAGCAGCTGCCCAGCTGG GTGGGATCGTGAGGATGACCCTCAGCCTGACAGTCATCATGATGGAGGCCACCAGCAACGTGACGTACGGCTTCCCCATCATGCTGGTCCTCATGACCGCCAAGATCGTGGGGGACATCTTCATTGAG GGCCTGTATGACATGCACATTCAGCTGCAGAGCGTGCCCTTCCTGCACTGGGAGGCCCCCGTCACCTCTCACTCGCTCACTGCCAG GGAGGTGATGAGCACGCCGGTCACCTGCCTACggaggagggagaaggtgggCGTCATCGTAGACATACTCAGCAACACGGCATCCAATCACAACGGGTTCCCTGTAGTGGAGTTTGCTGGTGATACCCAG CCGGCCCGGCTTCAGGGCTTGATCCTGCGCTCCCAGCTGATTGTCCTCCTGAAGCACAAG GTGTTCGTGGAGCGCTCCAGCATGGGCCTGGTGCGACGGCGGCTGAGGCTGAAGGACTTCCGGGACGCCTACCCACGCTTCCCACCCATCCAGTCCATCCACGTGTCGCAGGACGAGCGCGAGTGCACCATGGACCTGTCGGAGTTCATGAACCCCTCCCCCTACACGGTGCCCCAG GACGCGTCCCTCCCGCGGGTGTTCAAACTGTTCCGGGCCCTGGGCCTCCGGCATCTGGTGGTGGTAGACAACTGCAACCAG GTGGTTGGACTGGTGACCAGGAAGGACCTGGCCAGGTACCGGCTCGGGAAGGGGGGCCTGGAGGAGCTCTCCCTGGCCCAGACGTGA